The genomic segment CGGGCAGTTGCCCTTTCACCGGGCGGGCGCTGTACTGGCGAATCATTTCCCGGTAGCCGGTTCCGCTCGCGTATCCGCCGGCCTGATGAGCGATCATATCGCGCACATTCCACAACGTGCAGGCGGTGGGCCGGGTCCAGTCGTCCGGGTGCAATGTTTCCAGCAATTCCAGCAAGCGCTCCAACTCGGTCTGCATCAGGGCAAAGGCTTCGTCGGCTCGTATGTAGGGTATGCTCGATGCTTCGCGTGCAGAGCGTTGTGGTTCGCTGGTGGTCATTGGAGCCCTCGCTTGAGTTTAGATGATCGCGGCTTGCAGTGCTTTTTGCGGGCGTAGACACCGGGCATAGCGGCAAACTGTCAGAGCGTTCCAGTCGGTTATGCCGGCATGTAGTTAGCCGGCATCCATATCCGCATGTGACAAGCATGCAGGCCGTGGGCGCATTGCCTGGATTCCGGCTCCCATGGAAATAGGCAACTCCAGGCGTAGGGCCAGGTCTTTGACCTGGCCAACTGGACGGGTCAAAGACCCGTCCCTACAACGACACGCCCATTTCCATGCGCGAGTGTGCGTCCCTGGCGCATCGGTGTATCCGTAGACACCGGCGGGGCGGGCGACACGCAATGGTCACACGTTCCGGTGCACCGCCGCGCTCAGGCCTTACTTCTTCGTGCCGACCAGGAAACGCGCCTGCCAGGGGCGATAGTTGCTATTGAAGGTGTCCTTGTAGAGCACCTTATCGCCTTCCTTCACCGTGCGCTTGACGACCACCGTCTTGCCGTCGACGGCGAAGTCGATTTGCTTGGTCACGCCGACCGGCAGGGTCGGATCCTTGTCGTAGATGTCGGGTCCGTGCGGCGTGACCTTCGTGACGTTCGGCCCGTCCATCTCGACCGTGCGGTGGTTGGCCGTGCCGAAGAACTTGAACGTCAGCGTGGCTTCGCGCGTGTCGAGGACAGGCTGGATCAGCAGGTAGTTGGGCGTGTCGTTGACGAAGCGGAAGTCGACGCTCGGCGCGAAGACGGTCGCGTCGAGGCCGATCGGCGGCTCGTAGTAGTGCACCACGTAGCCGTGCGCCCAGCGCTGCGTGATCTTGTAGCCGCCGAAGAACGCGGCGCGGAAGGCGGTGGTTGACACCTGGCAGACGCCGCCGCCAATGCCGACATCGGTGCGGTCGCCGACGATGATGTACGCCGGCTCGTAACCGAGCGCGTCCACCACGTCGCCAAGGTACTCGTTGAACGAGAACTCCTGGCCCGGCGCGACGACGATGCCCTGGAAGCGGCTGGTTGCGACGCCGATGTTCTGCATGCGCTCCGCGCTGGAGCCTTTGAACGACGTGGTGCCGGAGACGACCAGCTCGTGAATATTGAACTTGTCGGCGTCGGCCAGCGCGATGGCCGGCCGCACAGATTTCGCGACGAGCGATACCGCGCGGTTATCGGTCGCCCACTGCGCTTTGATCGCCTGCAGGCTGGCGGCGACGTCGAGCGTTGCGCCGTCCTGGCTGGCGACGAGCGGCAGCAACTTGCCGGTCTTCTCCTCGAAGAAGAAGCGTGCATCGCGCGGTGCGCGGTCAATCTGCCGCGCCACATCGGTCAGGAACGCCTTCAGCGGCGCATCGTCCGTCACCACGGCGAGCGAGGCTTTGCCGTCCGCGCCCTGCACCTGCTTGGTGGAGAGCATGGCGGCCAGCAGTGCAGTGTCGAGCGTCCAGGCCCGCTCCTGCTGGAATGGCGTCAGCAGCAGGCCGTTGGCGCTCTTGCCCGTTTCGTTCCAGGCCTGCTCGCTGTAGGTCAGGCGCAGCGGCGCGGCCAGGATCGCGCGCATCTGCGCGGCGGCCGGCGCGGCGTCGCGCACCACCGGCGCCACGTCGCGGACGGGCAGGTCGGCTTCGAAGCGCATCTCGTCGGGCTGCTCCAGCGCCTGCCGGATACGCGCGATCGTCTCGTCGACGTCCAGCGCGCGGCCGGTGACGGCGGGCGTCGCCACAACCTGCGTGCCGGCCAGCGCCACCGACGCATCGCGCGGCGCGCGCTCGATCTGGCGCGCCAGCCGCTTGAGCGCCACCTGCGCGACACCCTCGTCCAGCAGCAGCGACCCGCTCACGGCGCGGCCGTACAACTGCGCGGTAAGCTGGTCCTGCGCATTGGCCTGCCAATCGCTGCCGCGGCCGACGGCGAACGCCGCATCCACAACCGTGCCGGCGTCCAGGCGAATGCCCATCTCGGCGGGCGTCAGCGCGTAGCGCGCCGTGCCGTCGTAGAGGAACACGGTCTGCGGCCGGGCCAGGCGCGGCTGCAGGGCAGCCAGTGCTTCCGTGCGCGTCAGGCCGCCGAGCTTGACGCCCAACGCGCTGACGCCCGCGAAGACCCGGTCGCCGTGCGAGACCTCATAACCCGCCACGCTCCACACGCCGAAGGCGACGAGCAGCAGTGCGGCCAGCACGATCCAGCGGATCCAGCGCAGAGTTTTCGTAAGCAACTCCCTTCAAACAGAAAAACCCGGCAGAGGTTGTGCGCTGTCAGGTTCAGTGAACTTTAGGATACCAAAGAAAAAAGTGCGCCGCAAATCAGCAATTCTCAATTTGGCTTTGTACGGGTACTTTCCAATGCCGCTTGCGATGCGCTGGCTCTCAGGCGCTTGTCACGCAAGCTGGCCCGCCGAAAAAGTGGCGCTGCCCTCCCCCCGACCCCCTCCCAACTTCGTTGGGNNNNNNNNNNNNNCTCCCCGTTAGCTTTTCCCCTTCTCCCCCGCGCGCGCGGGAGAGAAGGGGCAGGGGATGAGGGGGCATATTGGCAGCCGATTCCAAAATGAGAATTGCTGGCCGCAAATCGCCCTTCGCGATTGTGCTATAATGTCGAGTATACCCCCTACCGACACGTTCGTCTTCTAATCGTACTTGTTTACTGGGTAGTTGTCATGAGTGCGTAACAGCAGTACTCAGCATGGGCGTTGATCGATTGGTTGACCCGCTCAACCGCCTCGGATGACGCCACAGGCAGACTCGCTCACATACATCAACCCCACCCCCGACCCCTCCCCGCTTCGCGGGGAGGGGCAAAAAACAAAGGGGAGGTGCGCGGCGGCTGCGCCGCCACGCCAATCCCCAAGAACGATTCCCCCTTCTCCCCCGCGTTGCGGGGGAGAAGGGGCCAGGGGATGAGGGGGCGAAGCACTGCAGGTAAGCTCTTAATTGAGAGTCCAATACGGACCGTGCCAGAAACATCGTGCATGCGGCTATCGCGTGGTTGTCTTGGCCAGACATGCAATGAGTACCCGTCCGCAGACGTGGTAAACAATTACTTCTAGTCGTTAGGCCGTGTTATTTTGTTTTGCCGGGTTGCCGATTGCGTATGACAGATTTCGTCCACCTGCATTGTCATTCAGAATACTCGCTGCTGGACGGCTTGTGCCGTCTCAAGCCGCTCGCCAGGCACGTCAAAGCGCTGGGCATGCCCGCCGTGGCGCTGACCGACCATGGCGTGATGTTTGGCGCGTTCGAGTTCTACAAGACGGCCCAGGATGCCGGCATCAAGCCGATCGTCGGCTGCGAGCTGTACATCGCGCGGCGCGACATGCACGACCGCGACCCCGAGGCCGACAAGAAGTCGCATCACCTCGTCGTGCTGGCTGAAAACGAGACCGGCTGGCGCAACCTGCTCAAGATCGCCAGCGCGGCGCAGTTGGAGGGCTTCTACTACAAGCCGCGCGTGGACCACGCCTACCTGGCCGAGCATGCCGAAGGGCTGATCGCGCTGTCGGCCTGCATGTCCGGCGAGGTGATTCGCTCCATCGAGGCCGGGCAGGCGAGCGAGTCGCGCAAGCTGGCCGCCTGGCATAAAGAGGTCTTCGGGCCGGGCCGCTACTACCTGGAACTCCAGCACCGCGAAGGCATCCCGGCCATACAGGAGATCAACCAGGAGTTGATCCAGATCGGCCGCGAGCTCGATGTCCCGCTCGTCGCCACCAACGACGTGCACTACATCAAGCGCGCGGATGCCGCGACGCAGGAACTGCTGCTGGCGATCCAGACCGGCGCGCTCATGAGCGACACGAAGCGCATGCGCATGGAAGGGCAGGATTACTACGTGCGCACGCCGGACGAGATGGCGGCGCTGTTCAGCGGCGTGCCGGACGCGCTGAGCAACACAATGGCCATCGCCGAGCGCTGCAACCTGAAGCTCGACAACAAAGACTATCATCTGCCCGAGTTCAGCGTGCCCGACGGCTTCACGATCGAGAGCTACCTGCGGCATATCGCCGAGGCCGGCTTCGCCCGCCGCTTCCCCAATCCGTCGCCCGAACTGCGCGAGCGTCTGGAA from the Chloroflexota bacterium genome contains:
- a CDS encoding VanW family protein produces the protein MLTKTLRWIRWIVLAALLLVAFGVWSVAGYEVSHGDRVFAGVSALGVKLGGLTRTEALAALQPRLARPQTVFLYDGTARYALTPAEMGIRLDAGTVVDAAFAVGRGSDWQANAQDQLTAQLYGRAVSGSLLLDEGVAQVALKRLARQIERAPRDASVALAGTQVVATPAVTGRALDVDETIARIRQALEQPDEMRFEADLPVRDVAPVVRDAAPAAAQMRAILAAPLRLTYSEQAWNETGKSANGLLLTPFQQERAWTLDTALLAAMLSTKQVQGADGKASLAVVTDDAPLKAFLTDVARQIDRAPRDARFFFEEKTGKLLPLVASQDGATLDVAASLQAIKAQWATDNRAVSLVAKSVRPAIALADADKFNIHELVVSGTTSFKGSSAERMQNIGVATSRFQGIVVAPGQEFSFNEYLGDVVDALGYEPAYIIVGDRTDVGIGGGVCQVSTTAFRAAFFGGYKITQRWAHGYVVHYYEPPIGLDATVFAPSVDFRFVNDTPNYLLIQPVLDTREATLTFKFFGTANHRTVEMDGPNVTKVTPHGPDIYDKDPTLPVGVTKQIDFAVDGKTVVVKRTVKEGDKVLYKDTFNSNYRPWQARFLVGTKK